The following are encoded together in the Oncorhynchus nerka isolate Pitt River linkage group LG25, Oner_Uvic_2.0, whole genome shotgun sequence genome:
- the LOC115108980 gene encoding asc-type amino acid transporter 1-like, with the protein MVADMDGEKRKRSICSRQEPAAALKILKDGNNKRDEIPDRVTLKKEIGLLSACTIIIGNIIGSGIFISPKGVLEHSGSVGLALIVWVLGGCIAALGSLCYAELGVTIPKSGGDYSYVTEIFGGLVGFLLLWSAVLIMYPTTLAVIALTFSNYVLQPVFPDCVPPYMATRLLSTVCLLFLTWVNCSSVRLATRIQDVFTVGKLAALGLIIVVGLVQICKGNYEGLTPHVAFEFSRTPSVGQVALAFLQASFAFSGWNFLNYVTEEVVEPRRNLPRAIYISIPLVTFVYTLTNIAYFSAMSPEELLSSNAVAVTFGEKLLGMFSVLMPISVALSTFGGINGYLFTSSRLCFSGAREGHLPSLLAMIHFKNCTPIPALLCCCTATIVILCIGETHNLINYVSFINYLSYGVTIAGLLYYRWKKPKLYRPIKVNLLVPVTYLMFWAMLLGFSLYSEPVVCGVGLVIMLTGVPVYFLGVHWKSKPKCIYDFIESATYVAQRLCFVVFPQFDPIEISPIEEWPDKSSNILSGKS; encoded by the exons ATGGTCGCAGACATGGATGGAGAAAAGCGGAAAAGAAGTATCTGCTCACGGCAAGAGCCAGCAGCTGCACTGAAGATCTTGAAAGATGGGAACAACAAGCGTGACGAAATCCCTGATAGAGTGACTCTGAAAAAAGAAATAGGACTTTTAAGCGCCTGTACAATAATCATAG GGAACATAATTGGTTCTGGAATCTTCATCTCTCCTAAGGGGGTTCTAGAGCACTCGGGTTCAGTGGGTCTAGCACTGATTGTGTGGGTACTAGGGGGCTGCATAGCTGCCCTGGGTTCCCTCTGCTATGCTGAGCTGGGAGTCACCATCCCCAAGTCAGGGGGGGACTACTCCTATGTCACAGAAATTTTCGGAGGCCTTGTTGG GTTTCTCCTCCTGTGGAGTGCGGTGCTCATCATGTACCCCACAACCCTGGCTGTCATCGCCCTCACCTTCTCTAACTATGTCCTTCAGCCTGTATTCCCCGACTGTGTCCCTCCCTACATGGCCACACGCCTGCtgtcaacagtctgtctct TGTTCCTGACCTGGGTGAACTGCTCTAGTGTGCGTCTGGCCACCAGGATCCAGGATGTGTTCACGGTGGGGAAGCTGGCGGCCCTGGGTCTCATCATAGTGGTCGGCCTGGTGCAGATCTGCAAGG GCAACTACGAGGGACTGACGCCTCATGTGGCTTTTGAGTTCAGCAGGACTCCCTCAGTTGGGCAGGTCGCTCTGGCTTTCCTCCAGGCCTCTTTCGCCTTCAGTGGATGGAACTTCCTGAACTATGTCACAGAGGAAGTGGTTGAACCGCGACG GAACCTACCTCGTGCCATTTACATCTCAATCCCATTGGTGACCTTTGTGTACACGCTCACCAACATCGCCTACTTCTCCGCCATGTCACCCGAGGAGCTGCTCTCATCCAACGCTGTGGCCGTC ACGTTTGGAGAGAAGCTCCTGGGGATGTTCTCTGTCCTTATGCCCATCTCGGTAGCCTTGTCCACGTTCGGAGGCATCAACGGCTACCTCTTCACCTCCTCaag ATTGTGTTTCTCTGGGGCCAGAGAGGGACATCTACCCAGCTTGCTGGCCATGATCCACTTTAAGAACTGCACCCCCATCCCAGCTCTCCTCTGCTGT TGTACTGCCACCATTGTAATCCTGTGTATAGGAGAGACACACAACCTGATCAACTATGTGTCCTTCATCAACTACCTCTCCTATGGAGTCACCATCGCAGGCCTGCTCTACTACCGATGGAAGAAGCCCAAACTTTACAGACCAATTAAG GTAAACCTCCTTGTCCCTGTCACCTACCTGATGTTCTGGGCCATGTTGCTGGGCTTCAGTCTGTACTCTGAGCCAGTGGTGTGTGGTGTTGGGCTGGTCATCATGCTCACTGGTGTACCAGTCTATTTCCTGGGGGTGCACTGGAAATCCAAGCCAAAATGTATCTATGACTTCATCG AGTCAGCAACCTACGTGGCACAGAGGCTGTGTTTCGTGGTCTTCCCCCAGTTTGACCCCATCGAGATCAGTCCAATCGAAGAATGGCCTGACAAATCTTCCAACATTCTCTCTGGGAAGTCTTAA